In Ananas comosus cultivar F153 linkage group 10, ASM154086v1, whole genome shotgun sequence, the following proteins share a genomic window:
- the LOC109716146 gene encoding uncharacterized protein LOC109716146, whose protein sequence is MRPRVYPARVLGTLQMEHQEQHQPLLLHHPSQVLAPNSSSSNNNNNNNSRNSTTNNNKNNTAPFAPTTFARVVTILALAAVTLWANYEASKGFQLTVVPAAARTLPAHRFNLMFVSNGRAARLVLNASNFVERALYPTELFPRKKIYRVTLRLAEENFTNTVSVVSQKACGPKEFTVSVSPSIVAEAEGRRMNELVASAVLRGMAHVWLQDGQGAAPRPLVDGMAEYLLMKSGLPSYHNISAPNYMPRAMCWTDRSYVAVAGFLQFCEDRRRGFVARLNRAMRKRWDDGMVDEALQVPSRRLCSAYLSHH, encoded by the coding sequence ATGCGGCCGAGAGTGTACCCTGCACGAGTCTTAGGAACGCTCCAGATGGAGCACCAGGAGCAGCACCAGCCTCTTCTCCTCCATCACCCCTCCCAAGTCCTTGCCccaaacagcagcagcagcaacaacaacaacaacaacaacagtagGAACAGCACCACCAACAACAATAAAAACAACACCGCCCCATTCGCACCCACGACCTTCGCCCGCGTCGTCACgatcctcgccctcgccgccgtcACTCTCTGGGCCAACTACGAGGCCTCCAAGGGCTTCCAGCTCACCGTCGTCCCGGCCGCCGCCCGCACCCTCCCCGCCCACCGCTTCAACCTCATGTTCGTCTCCAACGGCCGCGCCGCCCGGCTCGTTCTCAACGCCAGCAACTTCGTCGAGCGCGCGCTCTACCCAACTGAGCTATTTCCGCGAAAGAAAATCTACCGCGTGACTCTCCGGCTAGCCGAGGAGAACTTCACGAATACAGTGAGCGTGGTCAGCCAAAAGGCGTGCGGGCCGAAGGAGTTCACGGTCAGCGTGAGCCCGAGCATCGTGGCAGAAGCGGAAGGGCGGCGGATGAATGAGCTCGTGGCGTCGGCAGTGCTGCGCGGCATGGCTCACGTGTGGCTGCAGGACGGGCAGGGCGCGGCGCCGCGGCCGCTCGTCGACGGCATGGCGGAGTACCTGCTGATGAAGTCGGGCCTTCCGTCTTACCACAATATTTCTGCCCCGAATTACATGCCCCGGGCAATGTGCTGGACCGACCGCAGCTACGTCGCCGTGGCGGGCTTCCTGCAGTTCTGCGAGGACCGGAGGCGCGGCTTCGTTGCGCGGCTGAACCGCGCCATGCGGAAGCGGTGGGACGACGGCATGGTCGACGAGGCGCTGCAGGTGCCTTCTCGCCGACTCTGCTCGGCGTACCTCTCTCATCATTAA